The Salvelinus alpinus chromosome 14, SLU_Salpinus.1, whole genome shotgun sequence genomic sequence gaccaggtagtatggatgaccaggtagatgaCCAGATAGAAGACCAGGTAGTATAGATGACCAGGTAGAAGACCAGGTAGCATGGATGACCAGGTAGAAGACCAGGGATGTGGACTACTAGCCTAGAATGCGATCTTCTCTTGTATATCTCGTTTACCATGCTAGTTGTATCCTGTGTATTACCCTATTCTATGCTAGCCCCTATTGTGTCCTACTGTGTACCATATTAGCCTATGCTAACACCTAACCGTTATAGTACTCTGTTGTCATTCTCATTGCTATTACATAGTCATTAGCCTGTAATGCCATGATATAATACATGCTCTTGTCTTCTGCAGACAACCACTACCACTAGTTCCCTCCTCTGTTATGTTGTGTGTAATGAAGTGTGGattgtatccctgtctcctgctgGTCATTGTCAGTCCTCTTAGTgggactctgggacagttgtatcTATATATCTGAACCTGCACCTGTATCGGAGACCACCACATGGTGGCGCTCTCTTTTTCAATGATAATATCAGGAGGGCTAGGCCTCAATATCTGAAGCACATGACTTTATCTTTGTTAATGCCTAAAGCTTGAAACTGTGTGGTTGAAACTTAGTCAGGGTTTGGAATCTGATCTGTGTGTTTTCAGGCCatctcatctgtgtgtgttttcaggccatctcatctgtgtgtgtttcaggccatctcatctgtgtgtgtttcaggccatctcatctgtgtgtgttttcaggccatcccatctgtgtgtgtttcaggccaGCCCCTGGACCCCCGTCGTCTGAGCACCCTGCCCTGCCCCTGCCCCCCAGACGTTGACTCCCTCTTGGACAAAGTCATGGCCAAGGTCCGGCAGCGCTCCCGGGGTGCCCTGGCTCCGGTGGCCTGTGTTCAGGCTCTGAGGGCGGCTGCCTCCCTACCTTACACCCAGGgtatggagaaggagagggacctGATGACCACCCTGTTCAACAGCGGCCAGGCCCGAGCTCTGCAGTATGCCTTCTTCTCCCAGAGGGTGGTGGGGAAGTGGAGTCTGCCTAGTGGGGCGAGCTGGGACAACAGCACCGCCAGGACCATCAGCAAAGCTGCTGTTATTGGTGAGAGGGGTAACCTCTATTTCACTGAAGTCTACTCTTAAATCCAGGGTTTTCAAGACTAAAGGTTGGTTaatacatggatgaatgcttctcCCTCGCTGTCATGGACGCCGTGGTTGTcctttagtttgaagatgtaatccagagacaggtgttttatactaCAGCCTTcttcttctgtgtgttctcttttcgactccctcctCATTATTTTGCAATCAAtcgccagaattttctccatttacttcgctatcatactctgcttccaccgggcattccactgatgtcaaaactcagtcctccagaaagtggaaaaCATTAGCAACATTTGGGCAGTTCtttgtgatatctttcaaaataGCCGGTTTataaaggattacctacacatactgagcagctgacGTTATAGACAGAAGGGCAGACCAATCAgaactcatctcccggcatgtccagcccatccattatctcagccaatcatggctagcgggaaggttcctgactttttccgtggctaaaccaactatgctcgtaatttaacaatattattcttatttacagatggcatacacgtttgttattaaggcacatgaaggttccagaaggcatttctgcccaaaataGCATTTTGAtataacacatttttttttatgtttaaatGCTTCTCCTGTAAAGTAGTGACATGCGACATACGGCTAGTTTTCTGAAACAAGTCATATATGAAGAGTCtggtgtgttggatttgccccaaacataacgctttgtattcagggcataaagtacatttctttgccacattatttgcagtattactttggtgccttattgcaaaccaGATGCATGTTTTGTCATTAGGTtggtattgtagagtaactacaatgttgttgatccatcctcagttgttttctcctatcacagccattaaactctgtaactgttttaaagtcaccattggcttcatggtgaaaatcctgagcggtttccttcctctccggcaactgagttaggaaggacgcctgtatctttgtagtgactgggtgtattgatacaccatcaaagtgtaattaataacttcaccatgctcaaagggatattcaaggtgcgctttatatattttatatttacccatctaccaataggtgctcttctttgtgaggcattggaaaacctccctggtctttgtggttgaatatgtgtttgaaaatcactcctcgactgagggaccttacagataaaatCAAGACATTTAGGCTAAatttgttttattaatttgtaaacatttctaaaaacataattccactttgacagtatggggtattgtgtgtagaccagtgatgacacatctcaatttaaatcaattttaaattcaggctgtaatataacataatgtggaaaacctcaaggggtgtgaatactttgaaggctCTGTAAGTCCTCATGTACTTGGTGTTGTCTGTTTGTCTCCAGGTCTGGGTACCATGGGGCGTGGCATCGTTGTGGCACTGGCTCTGACGGGCATCTCTGTGGTTGCCGTGGAGACCCAAGAGAAGCAGCTGGCAGAGGCCAGTCAGGCGGTTCCGGCGATGCTGCAGAGAGAGGCGGGGCGACGAGGCTTGGCCACACCCCCAGGGGTTATCTCCTTCAGCTCCAACTTGCAGGACGTTAGTGAGGTAAAACTAGTTTTATATCTGGATTATATCATGTATTGTAATTATATCATGTATTGTAATTATATCATGTATTATAATTATATTGTGTATTGTAATTATATCGTGTATTGTAATTATATCATGTATTTTAAGGTACCACAATAGTATATTGTGTTATTCTAGACGCATGTACTGTTTATATATGTTAAAATACACTCAATCAATCATTCAGGTGGAGTTGGTGATCGAGGCGGTGTTTGAGGACATGTCCCTGAAGCTGCAGGTGTTTAGGCATCTGACCTCAGTGTGTAGACCTGGGACCCTGCTCGGCTCCAACACCTCTGGCCTGGACATCGACCAGCTAGCTGCCGTCACCCAGAACCCTGGCCTGGTGGTGGGGATGCACTTCTTTGCGCCGGCCCACGTCATGAAGCTGCTGGAGGTGGTGTGTGGTCCACGGTCATCCCCGGAGGCAGTCGCCACGGCAATGCAGCTGGGCAAGAGGATGGGGAAAGTCAGCGTCGCCGTGGGCAACTGTCCGGGGTTTGTGGGTAACCGGATGTTGAAGCTGTACCTGGAACAGGCCAACTTCCTGTTGGAGGAAGGAGCCACGCCCCAGCAGGTGGACGAGGCGCTGGAGGAGTTTGGATTCCCCATGGGCGTGTTCCGGATGTCTGACCTATCAGGGCTGGATGTGGGCTGGAGGATCAGGAAGGAGGCGGGGCTTACATGGCCAGGGGTGGAGTCAACCAGGACACGCCAGGGCCGACGGTACAGCCCGCTACCTGACCAGATGTGTGAGGCAGGCCGGCTGGGCCAGAAGACGGGGAAGGGATGGTACCAGTATGACGGGCCTGGAGGCAGGGTGGCGCGCTCCGACCCCTGGGTACACATCTTCCTGGAGACCTACAGGTAAATCTGTAATGATTTTAAATCTGTAATGATTTTAAATCTGTAATGATTTTAAATCTGTAATGATTTTAAATCTGTATAtctgctgatgttaaaagggctttataaaatgaatgtgatgaatggatggatggctatatatttacatgttagtcatttagacGCTGTTCTCCAGAGAGACTAACATCTatatttacatgttagtcatttaacagacgctgTTCTCCAGAGAGACTAACATCTatatttacatgttagtcatttaacagacgctgTTCTCCAGAGAGACTAACATCTatatttacatgttagtcatttaacagacgctgTTCTCCAGAGAGACTAACATCTatatttacatgttagtcatttaacagacgctgTTCTCCAGAGAGACTAACATCAgctattagggttaagtgccttgctcaagggcacatcaacagatttctttcacctagtcagctcagggattcaaatcagcgacctttcggttactggccgaaCGATCTTaattgctaggctacctgccgggtTGGTCGGTATGGATGGGTGGTTGGGTGGATAGATAGATTGTCCTTCAATcagtcaattaatcaatcaatcgatTGATACAGGGCGGAGCACGGCCTGGTGGCCCGGAGCATCGCCCCGGAGGAGATCCTAGAACGCTGTCTCTACGCTCTGATCAATGAAGGCTTCAACATCCTGCAGGATGCCACGGCCGCCGGGCCGGAAGACATCGACGCCATCTATGTGTTTGGGTACGGCTGGCCCCGGCACCACGGGGGACCCATGTTCCATGCAGGCCAGGTGGGGTTGGGCAGGATCCTGGAGAGgctgcaccaccaccaccacaaccaccctgACGTGCCCCATCTGAAGCCCAGCACGCTGCTGCGGAGGCTGGTCGCGGCGGGAAGTCCTCCGGTCCAGAAGTGGAGAGAGTTCATCAACAAAGAAAGAGTACACAGTCAGCTCTGAGATGCCCAAGTCTCAACTGGCAATGTAACCCTGTGATTAAATAATAACGTCTCACCTGGCAATGCTACCCTGTGATTAAATAATAACGTCTCACCTGGCAATGCTACCCTGTGATTACATAACGTCTCACCTGGCAATGCTACCCTGTGATTACATAACGTCTTACCTGTCAATGCTACCCTGTGATTACATAACGTCTTACCTGTCAATGCTACCCTGTGTTTACATAACGTCTTACCTGTCAATGCTACCCTGTGTTTACATAACGTCTTACCTGTCAATGCTACCCTGTGATTACATAATAACGTCTCACATTAGAGATACGCCCAGGGATTTCTAGGGTGAATTCTAGGGGGAATTATAGTGTATCAGTGCCTTCCCCACCATCAGCATGTCGGCCAATTGTCTTAGGAAATGTGATCTACTGTAATAAATACATTTTCTATCATACATTTTCTCATGTTTTCAAAATAATACCCACTGACACGTTTATGGAGGGTtggttttgtattatgtttaatTGAGGTAAGTTGGCTTCATATTTGACTAGATTTAGCTGAACAGAGAATTGGGTATTCAAATAACAGTTTACTCTGTAGGTCTGACAAGTCATTCTCACTCGTAACTCAATAGTGTTTTCCACATGTCAGTGTGGGTTAACCTTTGGCTGTTGGCATTTCATTCACCCTCCTGTCAAAATGAATTAACCAGACATTATTCAGCCTTTTTTCCCGGGGTGGAGAGAGGTCCTGATGCAGACTGAATCTGTCTCTTAGCCGTGTACAACCAGCCTGATCGCTGGCTCAATACAATCAAAAGCTCTTTTTCCAATGAACTCACAGACTGGTCTTAGGTGCTGTTTAAAAACCTACAGCTACTAGCAGGGCGCCCCACCCCACCACCCAACAGCTTTCACTTTTCAGAGTTCGAAGTGTGTGGGCATGGGATGAATATTGTAAATGAAGACATTACTATGGCATGTTTGACTGAATCCCAGCCATCACTTCTACTTGTGGTATGTTGCTATTAGGTGTTTTTAGGTTGATTTGTTTCCATGGGTTATGAAAACCAGATGTCAAGGGAATGAAGGTTATGAATAAATGCTTATTTGCCAAAtgtagacatacagacacacagtgcattcggaaagtattcacaccccttgactcgTCACACATTTTGTAACGtcacagccttcttctaaaattaattaaattaaaaatctgacaaagcaaaaactgttttttagaaatgtttgcaaatgtattataaaataacaagtattcagaccctttgctatcagactcgaaattgattaaattgattggacatgatttggaaaggcgcacacctgtctatataaaggccccagagttgacagtgcatgtcagagcaaaaaccaagccatgaggtcgaaggaattgtccgtagagctcctagacaggattgtgtcgaggcacagatctggggaagggtaccaaaaaagttctgcagtattgaaggttctcaagaacacagtggcctccatcattcataaatggaacaggtttggaatcaccaagacttcgtaaagctggccgcccggccaaaaaaggccttggtcagggaggtgaccaagaacccgatggtcactctgacagagctccagagttcctgtgtggagatgggagaactttccagaaggacaaccatctctgtagcactccaccaatcaggcctttatggtagagtggccagacagaagccactcctcagtataaggcacaacagcccgcttggagtttgccaaaaggcacaatgagaaacaagatgttctggtctaatgaaaccaagattgaactctttggcccgaatgccaatcgtcacgtctggaggaaacctggcaccatccctacagtgaagcatggtggtggcagcatcattgctgtggggatgtttttcagcggcagggacagggagactagtcgggatcgagggaaagatgaacggagcaaaatacagagagagatccttgatgaaaacctgctccagagagctcaggacctccgactggttcaccttccaacaagacaacgaccctaagcacacagccaagacaacgcaggagaggcttcgggactagtctctgaatgtgcttgagtggcccagccagaacccggacttgaaccacaTCGAACATCTCTCAAGTCTGATGaccttttttatttaactagccaagtcagttaagaacaaattcttatttacaatgactgcctaccaagccctaacccggacgacactgggtcaattgtgcaccaTCCTTGACTggaccagccagagtccggacttgaactcgatcgaacatctctggagagacctgaaaatgtctgtgcagcgacactccccaactaacctgacagagcttgagaggatctgcagagaagaatgggagaaactccccaaatacaggtgtgccaagcttgtagtgtcatacctaagaagactcaaggctgtaatcgctgccaaaggtgctttaacaaagtactgagtaaagggtctgaatacatatgtaaatgtcatatttcaattttttctttgtcattatgggatgttgtgtgtagataaaatattttttagaataaggttgtaacctaatttttttgggggggggaaagtcaaggtagaaactagggcctgtggtctgaattctttctgaatgccCTGTACATACTATAGCTAAGCCTTTAACATCATAGTACAGAGAAAAGCCGACACCCGAAATATAATCCGGGATGCATTTAAAGTGTACATTAGGGAAATTATAATCTCATTCAAAAGCTAAATCCGAGTTAGAAAAAAATAAATCACAATCTTAGAAAAAAATCCCACAATAAAATGTTTACAAAgtaaagaagaaaataaaaatgtCTGAACTTAAGCAGGAATATGATCTTATACTTTTGAAGAGAGACAACAACTACAGGTTAAACGCAAATAAAGCATACTAATTAACTACTAATGGTAAATACACCACCaaatgctaacagtcagtatctggataacacttgtgaaatgcttgataatgtatgtgatttaaacagagaggtatattttctgggtgatttaaacaTTGACctgctttcatcaagctgcccactcaagaaaacgcttcaaactgtaaccagtgcctgcaacctggttcaggttatcagtcaacctaccagagtCGTtataaacagcacaggaattaaatcctgtattgatcacatctttactaatgctacaGAAATTAgctatagtagccatatctaggtaaaccaaagttccaaagtctgagcctaatatagtgtataagaggtcatacaatacgttttgtactgactcctatgttgt encodes the following:
- the ehhadh gene encoding peroxisomal bifunctional enzyme isoform X1 translates to MATYSRLPGSVALITLQNPPVNALSAAVRQGIVDTVQRALKDPKVTSVVICGQNGKFCGGADIREFAGPMLGPPLVPMIHAIEAVDKPVAAAIEGVALGGGLELALGCHYRIAHSKALLGLPEVTLGLLPGAGGTQRLPRLIGLTAALDLITTGRHISAAEALKLGIVDQVTDSNAVDQAVEFVRSVAGQPLDPRRLSTLPCPCPPDVDSLLDKVMAKVRQRSRGALAPVACVQALRAAASLPYTQGMEKERDLMTTLFNSGQARALQYAFFSQRVVGKWSLPSGASWDNSTARTISKAAVIGLGTMGRGIVVALALTGISVVAVETQEKQLAEASQAVPAMLQREAGRRGLATPPGVISFSSNLQDVSEVELVIEAVFEDMSLKLQVFRHLTSVCRPGTLLGSNTSGLDIDQLAAVTQNPGLVVGMHFFAPAHVMKLLEVVCGPRSSPEAVATAMQLGKRMGKVSVAVGNCPGFVGNRMLKLYLEQANFLLEEGATPQQVDEALEEFGFPMGVFRMSDLSGLDVGWRIRKEAGLTWPGVESTRTRQGRRYSPLPDQMCEAGRLGQKTGKGWYQYDGPGGRVARSDPWVHIFLETYRAEHGLVARSIAPEEILERCLYALINEGFNILQDATAAGPEDIDAIYVFGYGWPRHHGGPMFHAGQVGLGRILERLHHHHHNHPDVPHLKPSTLLRRLVAAGSPPVQKWREFINKERVHSQL
- the ehhadh gene encoding peroxisomal bifunctional enzyme isoform X2; this encodes MATYSRLPGSVALITLQNPPVNALSAAVRQGIVDTVQRALKDPKVTSVVICGQNGKFCGGADIREFAGPMLGPPLVPMIHAIEAVDKPVAAAIEGVALGGGLELALGCHYRIAHSKALLGLPEVTLGLLPGAGGTQRLPRLIGLTAALDLITTGQPLDPRRLSTLPCPCPPDVDSLLDKVMAKVRQRSRGALAPVACVQALRAAASLPYTQGMEKERDLMTTLFNSGQARALQYAFFSQRVVGKWSLPSGASWDNSTARTISKAAVIGLGTMGRGIVVALALTGISVVAVETQEKQLAEASQAVPAMLQREAGRRGLATPPGVISFSSNLQDVSEVELVIEAVFEDMSLKLQVFRHLTSVCRPGTLLGSNTSGLDIDQLAAVTQNPGLVVGMHFFAPAHVMKLLEVVCGPRSSPEAVATAMQLGKRMGKVSVAVGNCPGFVGNRMLKLYLEQANFLLEEGATPQQVDEALEEFGFPMGVFRMSDLSGLDVGWRIRKEAGLTWPGVESTRTRQGRRYSPLPDQMCEAGRLGQKTGKGWYQYDGPGGRVARSDPWVHIFLETYRAEHGLVARSIAPEEILERCLYALINEGFNILQDATAAGPEDIDAIYVFGYGWPRHHGGPMFHAGQVGLGRILERLHHHHHNHPDVPHLKPSTLLRRLVAAGSPPVQKWREFINKERVHSQL